CTCCTTCAATACATTCAAAGAGAAGAGAAGCCTCACTCACTAACTAACCAAGAGGAGTGGAAACCTCCCACAGGTACATTACTGCACTGCCCTGAATGCCCTACTGTATCATAAAACAAATCCCAGTTTGTGGTATTGTGTGCATGCTTCCTCACAAACTCTCtgatttctttgtttttgtagtgtgcttGCAATACCAGAAAAAGCTACGTAGCTCTGTGTCAGCCCAGTCTCATATTCTCAGCACATACAATGGGACCTGTAGTCTATCCCTGGATGACATTTACACCGAAGGTGATGTGGAGCTGGCTCACGGATGCACTGAGGCCCAGAGGGTGTTGGGCCTCGAGGACATTGTCGGAATGGTGGGAACCTTGAACGAGCATGCAGACACAGTGATGGTGTCTGGGGAGGCAGGCAGTGGGAAGAGCACCCTTCTTCAGAGAATCCATCTGCAGTGGGCAAAGGGAGTTGCTCTGCAGGGCTTCCAACTGCTCTTTCCATTCAGCTGTCGCAGACTTAACTCTGAACAAAGGGACCTGTCCCTGAAGGAGCTGCTCTTCCTGCACTGCTGCTGGCCTGACCAGGACCAGGATCTTCTCTTCCGGTTCATCCTGGACCACCCACACTTGATTATTTTCACGCTGGATGGCCTGGACGAACTCAAACAGAGCTTCTCAGATGAGAGGAGGCATTGCAGCCCAACCCAGTCTGCCCCTGTGCACACCCTTCTTTTCAACCTGCTCCAGGGCACCTTGATGAAGGGGGTACGTAAGGTGGTGACCAGTCGGCCGGAGGCTGTGAGCCCTGCTCTAAAGAGATATCTGAGCAAGGAGGTTCTTCTCAAGGGCTTCTCGCCAGatgggattgattcctttgtGAGGAAGCACCATCAAGACCCCACAGTGGCCACCAGGGTCCTTCAGTCGCTAAAGAGCAACTCAACGCTATTGGGTCTCTGCCATAAACCTGTCTTCTGTTGGATTGTCTCCAAGTGCTATAAGGAACTGCTGGGCTGTGGAGGAGGTAGTCCTCAGACCATTACAGATGTTTACCTGATGGTCCTGCAGCACTTTTTCCAGCGATACCAAAGGCAGAACAGATCATTAGGGGATTCTTGGCTACACAATCACCTGGAGACAATACAACATCTTGGGCAGCTAGCCTTAGAGGGCATTGAGACCTCCTGTTATGTCTTCTCGGTAACAGAGCTGCAAACAGGTGGGGTGACTGAGGAAGACATATCTATGGGCTTCCTAATCCACAGCAAGGACCTCTCCTCTATGGGTTGCAAACACTACGAGTTCCTTCATGTCACCATGCAGTGTTTCTTTGCAGCAATCTACATTGTTGTCAACAATAATAATGCCTCTACCATCTCGAAGCTCTTTCAGCCCCAGGAAAGACAGCAGCCAGATCTTACTACGGCGTGTCTGCGGCACTGCTGGGCCTCCACAGGCCAACAAGAGGGAATTTCCGAAGCTACTGTCAAAGCAGACACACCCAACCTTCAGATAACCGCCACCTTCGTGTCAGGGCTTCTTTCTCAACGCCACCGTGGCCTCATGCTGCAATGCTGCCCGTCACCATCTTTGGACAGGAAGTACAGGCAGGTGTTCAAGTGCCTGTCCAGAAGCATGCACAAGCACTTCAAGTCTATCCCCCGTCCAGTggatggggaaaaaaagagcatgCACGCCATGCCAAGCTTTGTCTGGCTCATCAAATGCATCTACGAGATGCAGGAAAGAAAGATTGCCAGAGAAACAATGGCGAAACTGGAGGTGGAGCATCTGAAGCTGACCTACTGTAACATTGGTCCTGTGGAGTGCACTGCCCTGGCCTATGTGCTCCAGCACCTGAAGAACCCGGTGGGGCTTCAGTTGGACTATAACTCTGTGGGTGATGTCGGTGTGGAGCAGCTACTTCCTTGCCTGCATATGTGTGGCTCTCTGTAGTAAGTGACTTACAAAGAAATAGGAAAGCTGTGCTGTGGTATTTATACATATATTTTATGTAAATGTGTTAAATGGATCAACAAACAGAATCACAAAACACAAGAGTTGCCAACATGCTTCTTGTCTTTCATTTTACACCATTAGTCTCAGAAACAACAACATATCAGATGAAGGAATCCGAAAACTTATTGATAAGGGTATTCAGTGTGAAAGCTTCCAAAAGATTGCGTAAGTAATCTAAATTATCAATATAATTTACAGATGTTTTATTTAAAATATCCAATTATCAATTGGTTCATAGTGGGATAAAATCTTGCATCTCTCAAAAGCCTCTTCAACAACAAGCTTACAGACGCCTGCACAAAGCACTTTGCTCATCTCCTTAAGACCAAACAgaatttcctctctctcaggtcagCACATTGTTTACACAGTTGTATTGTAATGGTGATTAAAGCACACCAACCTCTTACTGTCCATCTGACTGTATCTCTGAAACCTTGTTAAAGACTGGGAAATAATAACATCACAGAAGAAGGGGCAAAGCAACTAGCCGAAGGACTGAAGTTCAATCATTCACTGAAGTTTTTAGGGTAAGATTACTTTTGATCTTTctcaccatttacatttagtcatttatcagacgctcttatccagagcgacttacagtaagtacaaggacattccccccgaggcaagtagggtgaagtgccttgcccaaggacacaacgtcatttgacacggccgggaatcgaactggcaaccttctgattactagcccgattccctaaccgctcagccacctgactccatttaGAGAATAATTTAATAATGTCTGATGATTTCAAAGACTGAAGATGTTGTGCCTTTTACCATTCCATTATCTATATGTTCTCAGGCTTTGGGGGAATAAGATTGGAGATGTAGGAGCAGATGCCATTGCCAAAGCCCTAGAGAACAGCAAGACCCTGGTGTGGCTTAGGTAACAACGCACTTATTGACATTCAAGTCATGTCCCCGAACTCTGTAAAGACAAGTTGATCAGTACCAGTATTGCGTGTGTCATTTTACATATACACTGTAGTCCTCAAAATATCTAAAAGTAGGCAGGTTAAGGTTGCAGTGATACATTCATGAACTGTTGTCCCGCCTGGCAGCTTGGTAGAGAATGGTGTTGGGAGTGCAGGAGCTTGTGCTCTGGCCCAAGTCATAAAGAAAAGTAACACATTAAAGGAGATGTGGTGAGTATAGAAAATAGATTTATTTTCTTTGATTATTACAGATCAttgcattttttttcttcctctccctatgTCAAATCCATTCTCTGTCTTTACTCTTATTTCCTCTGTAGGTTAACAAAGAACTGCATCACCAAAACAGGGATAGAATACCTGATTCAAGCTCTTAAAAGCAACAGTAGTGTGGAGGCAGTGTGGTATGTAAATAACAGTGATTATCAAATAATTAATATCTGTATATTTTTGAGTGAACAGATTATGGTTTTGAACCAGTGAGTAAACTGTGTGTGAATTCAACTGATTGTTTCCTCTGTCAGGTTGAAAGGTAACGAGCTGAGTCCAAAGGAGGTTGAGGAGTTTACTCTCAGAGAATCCCGACTAACGTTCTGATTAGTTACATTAAATCCAGTAGATTAAGTGGTCCAGACAACAGTGTATAAAAATATTGTAACATAACAATATTTTAAAACGTTTTTTGGCTTTTCAAAACttttgtgttttatgtgtgtaaaAAGTTACTCAGATTTATTGTTTGTAAGTAGGCCTAAAGTTTAGAGTAGCCTACATCCTGTGTTGGTTTATTGTTTCAATGAAGAATGCAAAAGTGTAATAAAATCTATAAATATGCTATTCTACTCTACACCTGTGCCTAATGTATTCATACAACACCACACTAAACCTATAAAAGCTTTCATGATAAGTTTACCAAGGGGACATTTTATAAAAATAGTTTGTAGGACTACATAATTTACAATTTGCATCATGCTATTGCTCAAAAGCCCAATCGCAGTTGCAGCTACGTCTCAATCTAACTCTTGGGAAAACCCCAGGGGGTGGGACTTACCCAGTGACAAGAGGCGTAACCTATTACCTCCCGAAATAACAATGATGGACCAATGAGTCACGATTGAGGAAACGTAAACGATCAGAGTAAAGTTTGGTTGGGCCAGTGGTCCTGTAAATAATTTCGGTTCCTTATTATCTAAATCATGGTTTGTTAATATGTCACTTAAATTGGTTGATATATAAGTACGGATTGCTgtaatgtattcccagttagaACGGTTAAACTAGCTAGGTGGTTGGCTACATTTAATGCTGTAGAGCTTTCTAGTGctgtcttgctagctagctaacgcggCGTTAGCTTTTTTCGAGGTTGACAGTTCTGGCTTTGACAGCTACTGTAGCAGGCTAGCATCTTGCCTAGCTAGTTAGGTAACGTTGTCCACGGCTAGCCACGCTAGCGAGCTTTCAGCACATTGGTTGATACTCAATTGAAATTAACACGTGAAAATTATAAATCCCTGGACTGAAATAACAAATTATCGATATAAGGTAAGGAAATATAGCCTAACACTAAACATATTCGATTGCGTGTTTTTCCTCCTGGTGGTAGTAAGACATGGTCTTAAGCATTGCTCCAAGCCAAAGTGATGCTATCGAGATAGCAACTAGCTAATTTTTACTAAAAAGCTAATGTTGGTCAATGAAAGGGCGTTACGGTCGCTAGCTAATATAGTCATACTGTTTATAATTATACACTCAGCATTCATATTTTCATAAATAATGTTATGTGCTGGGAAGTGACACATTCAACTTAAATTCCTAGAATCTAGAATCACTGCCAGCTGACTGCCTGGTTTGTGTAATGATGTCACTGATGGGTATTGCAACGTCTGCTGAACATAAGATTGCTAACCTAGCTAGGACATCCCTTGACTTTCTTACAAAACCATAGCTGTCGTCATAGCTAGCTGAATCTTTACTCATACACAGTGCTTTAAGATCGAAAGTGGATGTACAGTAGCAAGACCttgggaaatgtattttagCTCTCTACCTAGAAAGCTGTTTCATTTTCACTCTCACTGTTTTTCAGTGTTGTCTTATTATAGAATAtgtcctgtgtgttcctgttatAATGCCACATGCAGTGTCATACCTGTGGCCATCAATGACTCTCTAGCTAgtagtagcctagcctactgtttacacaaaacaaacaacgtCAATCTTGTGGCTGGATGAGGAGTCGGAAATACGTAGCTCCTTCATATTTAGTTGACCCTGTTCCTGTCTAATACCAGGAAGGAATTGAGTATATTGGATCCCCCGCATAGCTTTCTTCTTATTCTTCAGACTATTTGTCTATCCATCACTAAGTTGGGGAAATTCCAATGTTTAAATGTTAATATGTGAGTCATGTCTGTCCAGTGAGTTTGAATAATTGCTTGCTCAGAATATTTATATTCTATATTTAGAACTTTTTTCCTTAAATTGGTTTGCAATATTGGCATGGCTAATTCTTGTATTAGCCATGCTTGTTTCCTCCTCAGGTGGTGCATTGTGTGCAATATGTCAGTGTGATTTTCTTACCATACAAGGGCTACTTTCAAATCAGTGGAAGTCTGATCAGTGAAAAGATTACAATCTTGACTTGTGGTGTTTTGTCTCTACGTATTACATCAAaccacatgttttttttttgtcttctgaGGAAACAGCTTGGAGGTCTGTATTGATAAATCTCATTGACTGAATTTGTATTTCAGatacgcagacacacaggtacagctTGGGTTTATGTGGGAGTGGTGTGGAACATGCAAGCAGCCAGTTGAGAGATCATGAGGGAACTCCAGGCCAGGATCCCGTGAGCGTACCCCTCAACTTGCTCTGTGTGACCTGCCTTCCCCACTGGAGTTTCTCAGCCTTGCTATGCCCCATCCCCAGCCATGAGCTCTGCCCTGTGGAGCCAGGAGAAGCCCAGCGGGGGCTTCAGGGAGGACTGGCGCTTCTACATGGTAGTGAAGGAATGCACAGTGGAGAAACCTGCCCAGAAGACCCTGAGGATCCCCCGTGGCAGCCTGGGCCAGGCCTGCCAGGAGCGCAACAGCCTGGGCCGCACACTCCCCCCCAGCAAGGGCAAGAGGAGTCTGCGAATCCTGGACCAGACCAACGTGGTGCTGAGCCTAGACGAGAGGGACTTGCTGGAGCTGGATGAGAAGCTAGCTGAGCTGCTCTTCCCCATCACCAACTGTGAGGAGCGCTACGCTCTGCTCTGCAACAAGTCCCGCCTGGAGCGCGCCCGTGACATCGACTGTGGGTCCAAGGTGCGTGTGCAGCTCCGCTCGGGGGATGAGTCTCTGCCAGGGGTGGTCCGCTTCAAGGGCTCGCTCCTGCCTGACCGGGCACTCTCTGGAATTTGGTTCGGCGTGGAACTGTTGGTGAGAACTCGCGAGTCATCTTTACCCCCGTaactttgtgttttgttttccatTATCTTCCCATGTATGTGTTTACAGCCTCAGCTAGACAGTTATTTGCGATGGTCTTTATCATTGGAAAACTTGTGAATTGAGTATTTCTTGCAAGACATTGTGCAAGTAGAGAGCTACAAAGGGCTGTTGAGGAGAGCACAATGTTGTACTTATTCCTTGGAGTCCAGTTGTAGGCTGTAGGAGTGGGTGAAGGAGGACAAGTAGCCTGACCCCTGTGCAGTGGAAAGTGTCTCGCACATTCACGTGCTTCAGATCAACACCACGATTAGACCAAATGCCTCTTATCAAATTCAGATTACTCAATACACCTTCAATTCCTCTGGCTGTACTCCATTTTATGTTTCTCAGTGTTCACATAGTTTGTCATATGCAAAGTGCAGGGGTTTTGGCTTGATTGCCATCGTTACTTAGAGTTACGCAGAAACACTCTGCCATGAAACATTTTGAGCAAGCTGTTTGTGCCCTCCGCAGTAATCGatcaccacccctctcccccagctgtGTGATGTTGACTTCCCTCTCCTGCAGAGTGCTGAGCTGGCAGGTTGGGCATTGCTGTAgcgtcctctccctctgttatGACaatctacctctccctccccatctgctAGGAGGAGGGCCGGGGCCAGGGCTTCACAGAGGGCTCCTACCAGGGGCGGCAGCTGTTCCGCTGCGAGGACGAGTGTGGCGTGTTTGTGGCCCTGGACAAGCTGGAGCTGTGGGAGGACGAGGAAGAAGGCGAGCTGGAGGTGGACCATGTGACGTTAGTAGAAGAGGAGCAGGACTTCCCCCCTCTAGAGATTAACTCCAGGGTGCTGGTGCAGACCAGGGAGGGGCCCGAGAGGGGAACCATCATCTTCTGTGACCTGCTGCCTGGCAATGAGAGCCTGGGATACTACGTGGGTGTTGATATGGTGAGACAATGCCAACCCccccggtacacacacacacacacacacacattctcttcaGTCTGTTGCTGGATCTAGTTGGAGTTAAGAATCTATGATGACATGCTACCTTAGTTACGGTAATACATGTAATGTTTGCCATATGCAATGATAATGGAATAGGAATGATGGAAGACATTAAATAAATTCTGCTCTGCCTTTGTTTTAAGTTAAATGATAGTTTAAACAGGGTTAGTAATAGTTTGTATAAGTAAGTGCATGTACAAGACAGCTGGGTTACGATGAATGATGTGTTTACTCAGTGTCAGGTGTTTATACCCTTGTTTACTGTTGCTATTGGAATCAGATGGCAGTTGGACAAAGATGTTTAAACTTCGAAGCCAGGCTTTTGACCAGCCAGCAGCCCACTTACTTAGTCCATAACACTTGCACAAAGGCCAGTAGTCAGTCACGCGGAGGAGTGAGGTAGATACCCAGCCTTGCTGTATGACCAACAGCATGGCACGGGGCCAGCGGGCAGCTGAGGAGAGCCCACTGGTCAGATCACCTCCTCTCTACAACCAGCCAGCcttccagccccctcccccgaaCACAGAGCATCAACAACACTGTTCGTCCACCCTGCTGAGATTAGCCCGGTGCAGCGGGGACTTTGACCCCGTGGGGAAATAAGCCACTTTGGAGTGTTTCGACCTAcagtaggggaggggggagagagggcgctGCCGGGGAGTGCGAAGGCAGGCCCATCATCAGGGTGGAGATGAGCTGTGGTATAATAACTGTGCTGGGACCGTAAGTACCGGTTTGGGGAGATGAGGAACGCCCGCGGGGGTAATAAGGTGCCGCTCTCTTCCGCTCTTCCAGGACAATCCTATCGGGGACTGGGATGGTGTTTTCGATGGGAAGCTCCTGTGTAATTTCGCTAGCTTGGAGCACACTCGCCTCGTACCCATCTGTGACATAATGCCAGGTGAGTCCGGCCGTATTTCTGAACCGTttaaattttttttttgggggggggggggggggggggaattcctAGAATCAAATACTGATATGCGGTATTGAGTTGTTCTGTTTTTCGAGCCATATTCAGGGAGTCTAGCCGTGTTAGCAGTGAGCAGTGGGCGTTAGGCTGGGTCTCTGTGCATCCTCTGTTTGTGGTCCACTGGTAGGACTCACAGAGGCTCTTTTGTGTAAAGGCCTGCCTTGTGTTTGAAAGTCAAGTGAGATGCTCAGCCTCTTTGTTCTCGCCATTGGCTTATTGATTTGTTTATGTGTGCTGCCCGCTTGCTTGTCCTCCCCACCAACGTTTCTCTAGATGCTTCTGCTTGGATGCACTTGAAATGTATGGGGGGTCGCTAATGCATTCTCTTCTTTTATAGCCTCTTTGGTCTTTCAAACCTGAGAACTTACGTTTATTCTGTGTTCTTTTAGTTACTGGAAAGGTATTGCGTCTGTTGACAGTTTACAGTGTATTGTATGACCGGAGTGTTTTCACTTCTGACAGTAGCACATTTAGAAAGTTCTACAGTAcctgccctcacacactctaGAGTAATTAATATTGATTCAATGCCCTCTGAAAAGTCTCCAGATTTAGCTTTCATTCCATACCCTGCATTGATACAGCAACAGTGTCTCTTAATGTGGATGCTAACAGTAGCTAACAATGTGTCCTGGTGGGGATTGTTATGCCTCTAattgtgagtgtatctctgggCTGTGCAGAATACGCCATGCAGGACCAAAGGCTGCAAAAGCACAGTTTTGCCCCCAGAGGCAGCGGCAGTGACAAGTCTTCCTCTGGCCAAAGCAAACCAAAGAGCAAAGGTACTGCTGTGCTGCCTGCTGTCACCCAATCAGCCTAACCTTAACTAACTAAGTAATAACTGCAGTTGATGTGAATTACTAGCCATAGCTGCTGCTGGACAAAAGATGGGACCAATACAGAGGGGGTGTTATGTTAACTGTGTATTGGAAATGCTCAAAAAAAAGATGGTGATAGAAACGACagtgattggggggggggaaaaaaggtGAAGGTGTTGTGTGGAGAGGCAAACGTGTGTGGCTTGAGAAATATTGATTTGAGCTTCTTGCATGGTTCGGTAAGTGGGCCTCGTCCATTCTCTCATCTGCACTGCTTTGACAGAGGGGAaacatccacgcacacacagagctctcactctgtcctccctctcacacacagagagctgtctctgttctccctctctctctcacacacacacaaacacacacacacacacacctgcttatttccctctttctccatctgacTTGTGTTATTTACAGGCCTAGGTCATCAGTGTGGGAGTAGAAGCAAGTCTGAGTTTTATTATACTTTAAATGGCAGCTCTGTTGATCCCCCAGCGCAGTCCAAATCCAAAAGCACATGGTACATTGATGAAGGTAAAAGACAAACAGGAAGCAATCACCAGCGTCTTAACAGCAAGGTCCTGTCTCAGTTTCGCTGTTCTCCAGCCCTTGCTTCAGGAGACTTAGAATGTTTGCAGTTTCTTGTTGTAGTTTAGTACCAGCCCTGATTCAACAATCAGTCATCAGAACGTTTTCAGTTAAACAAGTGGGAGTCTACAATTAATAACCTAAAGCCACGACAATCCTAGAGCTAGGTTTTAACTAGGTTTTTAAAGGATGAAAAGTTAACTCTAATATGAGCAGTACCTTGCTACCGAGACCCTACATTCAGTCCTGTTTCATTCCCATTCAACGTGCAAGTCCTCCTGCATGGCATCATAGTGTTGTGGTACGGTCTTCACAGAAACACTAAAGGCTTTTAATGATCCTTTAAATCAAGCATCCCATACTTCCCAGAATACATTTGTTTGGGGTCAGAGAGGAAGTAATGCATTACTAGGGATAACTCGTATGCATATACACAGTCTTATGAGCTTATTAAAAGCCTTTAGCACTGAGGTGttagggaggaggtgtgtcttCATTGTCCTGGGTGATATGTAGATGGTACAGGTATGTAGATGAGGGGTAGATTTTCGGTTCTCCATCTGTGATTGTCATCACAAACACCAACATGAATCAGTCACATTGAATGTGGTCAATACCAAGGGTTTTATCATATCAATGTAGTTGAATCATCATATAATTAGAAATATTTATGacatttttttctcttctttttcatAGATTGAGCCTTATCTCGGGTTAGGTTTAGACTAGTTCTGGAGCTGATCTTTGGAAGGCGATCCTGTCAAGGTGTTGTCCTGGTGTTCACCACTCTTGTCtcagaaccccctccccccccccctttcaccaTGCTCCACTTCCTGCCACCCTGCCTACCTTGTTCACGTActgtgtttcttcttcttctatatTGGTGTCTGAACACCCCATCTTGGTTACAGCCTCTAACATGCCTGCACAGTATGTATGAATGTGGAGTTAGGCTATGTTATATGCTATTTATTTtccttaaaaaaagaagaataaaAGCTAATGGCTGAAGGGGATATTCTCTTTTGGGATGTCAATTTAAATGCGAATACTAACAAGTTTTAAACATGTCATAGCTCCACATACATGCTGTCTGTGAGTATAACATCTGAGGAAGTGAGAGATGATTTTTGGTCTGTTTTCTCCTCAGTCGGGGAGGACCCTGCCAAGTCTCTCACGGACACCCCCCCTGACTTTAACCAAGCCTCGCCCCCCAGGGCCCCGCCCACCACCTCTTTGTCCAATGACAACAAGTTCCACTCACTGCCCTTCAGCCTGAGCCGCAAGACGGGGCCCAATGGTAGCATGAGTCACgggccgctctccctctccgtccaaTCGGTGATGGGAGAGCAGCCagagccctctcctcctcccccttcgtCCCCGcggcctcccagccccccacgCGGGGTgccagggctggaggtgggctccctggtggaggtgaaggagaaccCTCCCCTGTGTGGGGTCATCCGCTGGGTGGGCCTGCCCCCGGGTCTGCTGGAGCCTCTGGCTGGCCTGGAGCTGGTGAGTCCTTTCTGGAACTGAGCTGGAGGGATCAACTCTGGATCAACTGCCACTGGGCACATTTGTTTAATTGTTGCCTTGTTGGAAGCACACACAGAATTTAGTTCCTTGTGTGTTGCACTGTTAGTGTAGCAGGTTACTACAGTTTTGATCACAACGGACACTTATATTCTTCCAGGAGGAAGAGTGTGTAGGCTGTACGGATGGTACCTTCAAGGGAACACGCTACTTCAGCTGCCCACCCAAGAAAGCCCTGTTTGTGAAGCTCAAGTGCTGCCGGCCCGACTCCCGCTTCCCCTCCCTACCCCACTCCTCCAACCCCATAGAACGCTGCAACTCCATAGGTCAGTTCCCGGCGTCACTAAGCTCAGTGACCAATAAGAGTTGAGCATTTGGGAGTATGAAATACTTCAGAGCTCAACTGgaattgtgtgtatgttttgtgtgtgtgtgtagcgtttGGCGGCTACCTGAGTGAAGTGGTGCATGAGAACACTCCACCACGCACTGAGAATGATGGTCTGGACGTCATGGTAGGCAAGAAGAAAGGAATCCAAGGCCACTACAACTCCTGCTACCTGGACTCAACCCTCTTCTGGTGAGAACACGCCAGAGAACAGATCACTTGTTTTGATTTTAACAGTTTGTTCCCTCAGAATGACTCAAGCAGTCCAGGTATGGAGCAATGACAGCGACTTTGTGTTAGTTGTCATTGCTCATTGGtggctgtgtttc
The window above is part of the Osmerus mordax isolate fOsmMor3 chromosome 13, fOsmMor3.pri, whole genome shotgun sequence genome. Proteins encoded here:
- the cyld gene encoding ubiquitin carboxyl-terminal hydrolase CYLD isoform X1; protein product: MSSALWSQEKPSGGFREDWRFYMVVKECTVEKPAQKTLRIPRGSLGQACQERNSLGRTLPPSKGKRSLRILDQTNVVLSLDERDLLELDEKLAELLFPITNCEERYALLCNKSRLERARDIDCGSKVRVQLRSGDESLPGVVRFKGSLLPDRALSGIWFGVELLEEGRGQGFTEGSYQGRQLFRCEDECGVFVALDKLELWEDEEEGELEVDHVTLVEEEQDFPPLEINSRVLVQTREGPERGTIIFCDLLPGNESLGYYVGVDMDNPIGDWDGVFDGKLLCNFASLEHTRLVPICDIMPEYAMQDQRLQKHSFAPRGSGSDKSSSGQSKPKSKGLGHQCGSRSKSEFYYTLNGSSVDPPAQSKSKSTWYIDEVGEDPAKSLTDTPPDFNQASPPRAPPTTSLSNDNKFHSLPFSLSRKTGPNGSMSHGPLSLSVQSVMGEQPEPSPPPPSSPRPPSPPRGVPGLEVGSLVEVKENPPLCGVIRWVGLPPGLLEPLAGLELEEECVGCTDGTFKGTRYFSCPPKKALFVKLKCCRPDSRFPSLPHSSNPIERCNSIAFGGYLSEVVHENTPPRTENDGLDVMVGKKKGIQGHYNSCYLDSTLFCLFSFSSVLDTVLLRPKSKTDVEYYRETQELLRTEIVNPLRIHGYVCATKVMKLRRILEKVEAASGFTSEEKDPEEFLNILFHHILRVDPLLKLRSAGQKVQDCYFYQIFMDKKDKVGVPTSQQLIEWSFINSDLKFAEAPSCLIIQMPRFGKDFKMFNKIFPSLELDITDLLEDTPRECRICGGLALYECRECYDDGDITAGKIKQFCEKCNTQVHLHPRRKAHRHGKLSVPKELQECVWRQGSFPRQRMELFAVLCIETSHYVAFVKYGASDSSWLFFDSMADRDGGQNGFNIPQVSPCPEVGAYLKMTPEELHALDPKSIQGQARRLLCDAYMCMYQSPTMSLYK
- the cyld gene encoding ubiquitin carboxyl-terminal hydrolase CYLD isoform X2, which codes for MSSALWSQEKPSGGFREDWRFYMVVKECTVEKPAQKTLRIPRGSLGQACQERNSLGRTLPPSKGKRSLRILDQTNVVLSLDERDLLELDEKLAELLFPITNCEERYALLCNKSRLERARDIDCGSKEEGRGQGFTEGSYQGRQLFRCEDECGVFVALDKLELWEDEEEGELEVDHVTLVEEEQDFPPLEINSRVLVQTREGPERGTIIFCDLLPGNESLGYYVGVDMDNPIGDWDGVFDGKLLCNFASLEHTRLVPICDIMPEYAMQDQRLQKHSFAPRGSGSDKSSSGQSKPKSKGLGHQCGSRSKSEFYYTLNGSSVDPPAQSKSKSTWYIDEVGEDPAKSLTDTPPDFNQASPPRAPPTTSLSNDNKFHSLPFSLSRKTGPNGSMSHGPLSLSVQSVMGEQPEPSPPPPSSPRPPSPPRGVPGLEVGSLVEVKENPPLCGVIRWVGLPPGLLEPLAGLELEEECVGCTDGTFKGTRYFSCPPKKALFVKLKCCRPDSRFPSLPHSSNPIERCNSIAFGGYLSEVVHENTPPRTENDGLDVMVGKKKGIQGHYNSCYLDSTLFCLFSFSSVLDTVLLRPKSKTDVEYYRETQELLRTEIVNPLRIHGYVCATKVMKLRRILEKVEAASGFTSEEKDPEEFLNILFHHILRVDPLLKLRSAGQKVQDCYFYQIFMDKKDKVGVPTSQQLIEWSFINSDLKFAEAPSCLIIQMPRFGKDFKMFNKIFPSLELDITDLLEDTPRECRICGGLALYECRECYDDGDITAGKIKQFCEKCNTQVHLHPRRKAHRHGKLSVPKELQECVWRQGSFPRQRMELFAVLCIETSHYVAFVKYGASDSSWLFFDSMADRDGGQNGFNIPQVSPCPEVGAYLKMTPEELHALDPKSIQGQARRLLCDAYMCMYQSPTMSLYK
- the cyld gene encoding ubiquitin carboxyl-terminal hydrolase CYLD isoform X4, whose protein sequence is MSSALWSQEKPSGGFREDWRFYMVVKECTVEKPAQKTLRIPRGSLGQACQERNSLGRTLPPSKGKRSLRILDQTNVVLSLDERDLLELDEKLAELLFPITNCEERYALLCNKSRLERARDIDCGSKVRVQLRSGDESLPGVVRFKGSLLPDRALSGIWFGVELLEEGRGQGFTEGSYQGRQLFRCEDECGVFVALDKLELWEDEEEGELEVDHVTLVEEEQDFPPLEINSRVLVQTREGPERGTIIFCDLLPGNESLGYYVGVDMDNPIGDWDGVFDGKLLCNFASLEHTRLVPICDIMPVGEDPAKSLTDTPPDFNQASPPRAPPTTSLSNDNKFHSLPFSLSRKTGPNGSMSHGPLSLSVQSVMGEQPEPSPPPPSSPRPPSPPRGVPGLEVGSLVEVKENPPLCGVIRWVGLPPGLLEPLAGLELEEECVGCTDGTFKGTRYFSCPPKKALFVKLKCCRPDSRFPSLPHSSNPIERCNSIAFGGYLSEVVHENTPPRTENDGLDVMVGKKKGIQGHYNSCYLDSTLFCLFSFSSVLDTVLLRPKSKTDVEYYRETQELLRTEIVNPLRIHGYVCATKVMKLRRILEKVEAASGFTSEEKDPEEFLNILFHHILRVDPLLKLRSAGQKVQDCYFYQIFMDKKDKVGVPTSQQLIEWSFINSDLKFAEAPSCLIIQMPRFGKDFKMFNKIFPSLELDITDLLEDTPRECRICGGLALYECRECYDDGDITAGKIKQFCEKCNTQVHLHPRRKAHRHGKLSVPKELQECVWRQGSFPRQRMELFAVLCIETSHYVAFVKYGASDSSWLFFDSMADRDGGQNGFNIPQVSPCPEVGAYLKMTPEELHALDPKSIQGQARRLLCDAYMCMYQSPTMSLYK